In Henningerozyma blattae CBS 6284 chromosome 6, complete genome, the following are encoded in one genomic region:
- the MIA40 gene encoding Mia40p (similar to Saccharomyces cerevisiae MIA40 (YKL195W); ancestral locus Anc_4.302), producing the protein MFLNQTRVCSRKCLKSLAMNSKSFSLQKTAPILNTQLIRSYSATSPRFNSHNNSNKTGQDQLDNSSQLPGMILGAVVSLSAIYFILPKNKNDKTITNKQEISITPTIVPDELEKDIEVEVIDSASTILEDTAETVTGSISSSNNIEELKDTLEPKDEQLNGETKPEGAYNPDTGEINWDCPCLGGMADGPCGEEFKAAFSCFVYSDAEPKGIDCVEKFQHMQDCFRKYPEHYSDVLEQEKSEEEIDNILSMEEASKTNAALTSEGTSENSTSELVEAIKNKVEENKASTFASLETQEENSVLDIEDSLSTEPATNSNDSDTK; encoded by the coding sequence ATGTTTCTCAATCAAACAAGAGTATGTAGCAGAAAATGCTTGAAATCATTGGCAATGAATTCTAAATCTTTCTCATTACAGAAAACAGCACCCATTTTAAACACTCAGTTAATTAGAAGTTACTCTGCAACATCTCCAAGATTTAATTCgcataataattctaataaaacTGGGCAAGatcaattagataattctaGTCAATTACCAGGGATGATATTGGGTGCTGTAGTAAGTTTAAGTgctatatattttatacttccaaagaacaaaaatgataaaacaataacaaACAAGCAAGAAATTTCCATAACACCTACCATTGTTCCAGATGAGTTagaaaaagatattgaagTGGAAGTGATTGATTCTGCTTCTACAATCTTAGAAGATACTGCAGAGACTGTTACTGGAAGTATTTCCTCCTCAAATAACattgaagaattgaaaGACACTTTGGAGCCAAAAGATGAACAATTAAATGGAGAAACTAAACCTGAAGGTGCTTATAATCCAGATACAGGTGAGATCAATTGGGATTGCCCATGTTTAGGTGGTATGGCAGATGGTCCATGTGgtgaagaatttaaagcTGCCTTTTCTTGTTTTGTTTATTCAGATGCTGAACCAAAGGGAATTGATTGTGTTGAAAAGTTTCAACATATGCAAGACTGTTTTAGAAAGTACCCAGAACATTATTCTGATGTCTTGgaacaagaaaaatcagaagaagaaatagacaatattttatctaTGGAAGAAGCCTCTAAAACAAATGCGGCCCTTACCTCTGAAGGAACTTCCGAAAATAGTACTTCAGAGCTCGTAGAagcaattaaaaataaggttgaagaaaataaagctAGTACTTTCGCTTCACTCGAAACTCAAGAAGAAAACAGTGTGCTAGACATAGAAGATTCTTTATCAACAGAGCCTGCCACTAATTCTAATGACAGCGATACTAAGTAA
- the SHM1 gene encoding glycine hydroxymethyltransferase SHM1 (similar to Saccharomyces cerevisiae SHM1 (YBR263W); ancestral locus Anc_1.339): protein MLSRSILAHNSVVTRSLARSLASSVKISPNQLLVSQHVKDVDPEIFEILNKEKNRQKHSITLIPSENFTSKSVMDLLGSEMQNKYSEGYPGQRYYGGNSFIDESESLCQKRALDLYDLDPEKWGVNVQSLSGAPANLYAYSAILNIGDRLMGLYLPDGGHLSHGYQLNNGTHISYISKYFQTMPYHVNAETGLIDYDMLEKTSKLFRPKVIVAGTSAYARTLDYKRFKDITSSINAYLLSDMSHISGLVAAKVLESPFEYSDIVTTTTHKSLRGPRGAMIFYRKGKRILNPKSKKPKEVDYDLDFTLNFSVFPGHQGGPHNHTISAMAVALKQAKSKEFIDYQFQIVENSKHFAKCLMDKGYNLVSNGTDTHLILIDLSKTGIDGARLETILDKINIAANKNTIPGDKSALFPSGLRVGTPAMTTRGFGLQEFEKVAEYIDRAAILAKQLMVQEKETKLKKDRLADFKRICSESTEVKELAKEVSDWVGTYPVPGEM from the coding sequence ATGCTTTCACGTTCTATTTTAGCTCACAATTCTGTCGTTACCAGATCATTGGCTCGTTCTTTAGCCTCATCGGTCAAGATCTCTCCAAATCAACTATTAGTTTCACAACATGTGAAGGATGTTGATCCAGAGATATTTGAGATTTTgaacaaagaaaagaatCGACAGAAGCATTCTATTACTTTGATTCCATCGGAAAATTTCACTTCCAAATCCGTTATGGATTTACTTGGGTCTGAAAtgcaaaataaatattctgaAGGTTATCCTGGTCAAAGATATTATGGTGGTAATTCATTCATTGATGAATCTGAATCATTGTGTCAAAAGCGTGCCCTAGACTTGTATGATTTAGACCCAGAAAAATGGGGGGTTAACGTTCAATCCTTAAGTGGTGCCCCTGCTAATTTATACGCATATTCTGCTATCTTAAACATTGGTGATAGATTGATGGGTCTTTATTTACCAGATGGTGGTCATTTATCCCATGgttatcaattgaataatgGGACTCATATCTCATACATTTCCAAGTATTTCCAAACCATGCCTTATCATGTTAATGCTGAAACTGGGTTGATTGATTACGATATGTTGGAGAAGACTTCGAAATTATTTAGACCTAAGGTTATTGTAGCTGGTACTTCTGCTTATGCCAGAACTTTAGATTATAAAAGGTTCAAAGATATTACAAGTTCTATCAACgcatatttattatctgaTATGTCTCATATTTCAGGTTTGGTGGCTGCTAAAGTTTTGGAATCTCCATTTGAATATTCTGATATTGTGACCACCACTACACATAAATCCTTAAGAGGCCCAAGAGGTGCAATGATCTTTTATAGAAAAGGTAAGCGTATTTTGAATCCAAAATCTAAAAAGCCTAAAGAAGTCGATTATGACTTGGATTTTACATTGAATTTCTCTGTTTTCCCAGGTCATCAAGGTGGTCCACATAATCATACAATCTCTGCTATGGCAGTTGCATTAAAACAAGCCAAatcaaaagaatttattgattatCAATTCCAAATAGTGGAAAACTCAAAGCATTTTGCTAAATGTTTAATGGATAAGGGTTATAATTTAGTTTCTAATGGTACTGATACTCATCTGATTTTGATCGATTTATCCAAAACAGGAATTGATGGTGCTAGATTAGAAACCATCTTGGATAAGATTAATATTGCCGCCAATAAGAATACTATTCCAGGTGACAAGTCTGCCTTATTCCCATCAGGTTTAAGAGTTGGTACTCCAGCCATGACAACTAGAGGATTTGGTTTacaagaatttgaaaaagttgCTGAATATATTGATAGAGCTGCTATCTTGGCAAAGCAATTAATGGTTCAAGAAAAGGAAaccaaattgaaaaaagataGATTGGCTGATTTCAAAAGGATTTGTTCAGAATCAACTGAAGTTAAAGAGTTAGCCAAAGAAGTTTCCGATTGGGTTGGAACTTACCCAGTTCCTGGTGAgatgtaa
- the MIC12 gene encoding Mic12p (similar to Saccharomyces cerevisiae YBR262C; ancestral locus Anc_1.340) codes for MRVVTKLALIGLGTAAAVSYTNAGHVLQFRPYQGSKWQELNNDVESILNRDVKNDPIQRQLAKEKLIGGDLITTRQSAELLKDLWNKEIRGLMSWIYSFSSTRN; via the coding sequence ATGCGGGTGGTAACAAAATTAGCATTGATAGGTTTAGGCACTGCTGCTGCCGTTTCGTATACAAATGCAGGCCATGTTCTACAATTTAGACCCTACCAAGGTTCGAAATGGCAAGAGTTGAATAACGATGTTGAATCGATATTAAATAGAGACGTGAAAAACGATCCTATTCAAAGACAGTTGGCTAAAGAGAAATTGATAGGAGGTGATTTGATTACTACTAGACAATCTGCTGAATTGTTAAAGGATTTATGGAATAAAGAAATCAGAGGATTAATGAGTTGGATTTATTCCTTTTCCTCTACaagaaattaa
- the FAT3 gene encoding Fat3p (similar to Saccharomyces cerevisiae YKL187C and YLR413W; ancestral locus Anc_4.285), whose translation MKLSTRHHILAVCMLFSLCVVIFMSIALAGSSADYKPITNVYVGKAKISEMNITKVIPALDPILGSLSGAFNAPNATVASVFDVVEKFVNTTAFKPLLTLLATSSNGTASVGALVSLAPMLMAGTSKDATVMELNGLTSLFNTSTNVNQTISGMNDMISTVNLSDTSLLEQSAMVMKMLADSSNPKETTESLIGLNSLTFPQKASMLPVFRLFQNSNDTSTTLKSLSTFMNTTVPTSMANNLFEQLQTETDATKLAQTIGNFGTLAPTMKPVLEALENIIKTSLNATLSLETMQQMLAANLTTADYAKTSFSSLSKLIQDSSNASSTLQSVQVLAANTDSTTSTKQLKSLDTILGATNDSSSTVSAFNQILTALSENPSSLDYVPYLFQVLENSTDPAKTMNALNLFATWAMSNLLQLAPALPLLQNVVKYPQMTTDQLAKLYPEMFAYFNVPSAFSLSVFTLCEYDYQDNIDKCSKPHAVQNMNFTDIIWTALLESKFAPYLTALDITNQKQLHLDGKMLHRQHQYVPAIKAFLALSILSIIFSFFFIPLLAYIFHKNPPLSNKFWFFVVAYAILTAIFTGIATVLTTCIINIIKSGTKDDNYGVVFTYSSAFMGLTWTSFCLPIIVCPLLFWVWMVDRKAKPSTIIPEYPEESTATESIEEVQKEKFDSKIKVDGIQDSESINSRESDANANDTHRS comes from the coding sequence ATGAAATTATCCACACGTCATCATATACTGGCAGTATGCATGCTGTTTTCACTCTGTGTAGTGATCTTCATGTCTATTGCACTAGCAGGTTCCTCTGCAGACTACAAACCAATCACAAATGTATATGTCGGTAAGGCCAAGATCTCCGAAATGAACATCACCAAGGTCATCCCAGCATTGGACCCCATCTTGGGTTCTCTATCCGGTGCTTTCAATGCTCCAAACGCCACTGTTGCTTCCGTATTTGACGTGGTGGAAAAATTCGTAAATACCACTGCTTTCAAACCTCTATTGACTCTGTTGGCCACTTCCAGTAACGGTACTGCTTCTGTCGGTGCTCTTGTCAGTCTAGCTCCAATGTTGATGGCCGGAACCTCCAAAGACGCCACCGTCATGGAATTGAATGGATTAACTTCTCTTTTCAACACTTCTACCAATGTGAATCAAACCATCTCCGGTATGAATGATATGATCTCCACCGTCAACTTATCTGACACCTCCTTGTTGGAACAAAGTGCCATGGTCATGAAAATGTTGGCTGATTCCTCCAATCCAAAGGAAACCACCGAAAGTTTGATCGGTTTAAACAGTTTGACTTTCCCTCAAAAGGCTTCCATGTTGCCCGTTTTCAGATTATTCCAAAACTCTAATGACACTTCTACCACTTTGAAATCATTAAGCACTTTTATGAACACCACAGTCCCAACTTCTATGGCAAACAATCTTTTCGAACAATTGCAAACTGAAACTGATGCTACTAAATTGGCTCAAACCATTGGCAATTTCGGCACTTTGGCCCCCACCATGAAACCGGTTCTAGAAGCCCTGGAAAACATCATCAAGACCTCCTTGAATGCCACTTTATCTTTGGAAACCATGCAACAGATGTTGGCTGCTAACTTGACCACTGCGGATTATGCAAAGACTTCATTCTCATCTTTATCCAAATTGATCCAAGATTCTTCAAATGCCTCATCCACTTTACAATCAGTACAAGTCTTGGCTGCCAATACTGATTCCACCACATCCACAAAACAATTGAAATCCTTGGATACAATCTTAGGTGCCACTAACGATTCTTCCTCCACAGTCTCTGCTTTCAACCAAATCTTGACTGCTTTGTCTGAAAACCCATCTTCCTTAGATTACGTCCCATACTTGTTCCAAGTCTTGGAAAATTCCACCGATCCTGCCAAGACCATGAACGCTTTGAACCTTTTCGCCACTTGGGCCATGTCTAATCTACTTCAATTGGCTCCAGCTTTACCCTTATTACAAAACGTCGTCAAATACCCTCAAATGACTACTGATCAATTAGCAAAACTATATCCAGAAATGTTCGCCTATTTCAACGTCCCATCTGCATTCAGTTTATCTGTCTTTACCCTTTGTGAATATGATTATCAAGACAACATTGATAAATGCAGTAAACCACATGctgttcaaaatatgaatttCACCGATATCATTTGGACTGCTCTATTAGAATCAAAATTTGCTCCATATTTGACCGCTTTGGATATTACAaatcaaaaacaattaCATTTAGATGGTAAGATGTTACATAGACAACATCAATACGTCCCAGCCATTAAAGCTTTCTTGGCTCTATCTATCTTATCCATCATCTTTtcattcttcttcatcccATTGTTGGCTTACATTTTCCACAAAAACCCACCTTTATCCAACAAATTCTGGTTCTTTGTTGTTGCATATGCCATCTTGACTGCAATCTTTACCGGTATTGCCACAGTTTTAACCACgtgtattattaatattattaaatcagGTACCAAAGATGATAATTATGGTGTTGTTTTCACATACTCATCTGCATTCATGGGTCTAACTTGGACTTCCTTCTGTTTACCAATCATCGTATGtccattattattctgGGTCTGGATGGTCGACAGAAAGGCCAAGCCATCCACTATTATTCCAGAATACCCAGAAGAATCTACTGCTACCGAATCCATCGAAGAAGTCcaaaaggaaaaattcGACTCAAAGATTAAAGTTGATGGTATTCAAGATTCAGAATCCATCAATTCAAGAGAAAGTGATGCAAACGCTAACGATACTCATCGCAGCTAA
- the RIF1 gene encoding DNA-binding protein RIF1 (similar to Saccharomyces cerevisiae RIF1 (YBR275C); ancestral locus Anc_1.337) produces the protein MADSDSASSTDSKSANSSSNSSKRKAVDLIDKNISERSKLRSPRNYNIDQSGKDKNTNNPSNEANPNELSKSKNFFGHNPLSWFSSTFSTNSPTHKSKSNVTSNSPSLSIQIPQDSDKKDDSDKNFNNDGLPLSPTPKRRKPNPNNRLNPLSNSHNISIVNKTNLRLRSPVKQYSSPIRKSVTFSDNIESSPEIPLPASSPIPSSKSNKPPSKSILRGNSSPNHHFQNNGNNINNIDRQFNKKNPSTSNRADTKKLLHNDPNNIEFWETGQVHCIQDQNIREFSSVYLGGLHILSNNDQLYQNKKFEVYATLNNIFPHYGAINVTNNNNNNNNNNNNTNSNNNNNGNSLYMKKINIIIKNLSLAIDLSVEHLKIEQKELLNNQDKKDPFASRKYVQILRFLGFLLSTFKVNQALMNHSEPLHRVNEVYWLSIQALTHENTNKVIITSQTTFLREEKFGMYFLEMSQIADLIDAAINIKPILSINVITEKLLLINSFINKYPSFMQKKVDIWLPREVLSRLVFENKRQSIRIKAICISILLESLKQYLSSYDVQKKIAQIVCTLPIRETMTSDMIQNLQVEFNLPDLTKDQTFSQLIVQEIFSLIDIGENKLANDLWLSITGLLYGNVEKLCSVNGYRWIDVNKKMFVKGNQECRILALKSWRVFISNSFIQFNQLSDDVKQKLFDCLIIPFDYYKEIGSQDTESFGMGEMALFNSIVFGTCTCNSLELENNFSQFWQKLIIEIIGNNICHSNSNKIESIEVLIKLFDLNKSYSNLNAGGNNKRGIAHPAKILSVSGISANEILTMSKEKIKIALPIFNLVLPNLVESCKQDSSSISELLYMVFRFADSKEEMISSDKICDLFLNILTKMEDTNANGIIFVNICNILVNRIREYFVDGGSTNAFLLKLLNSGEEDQIWLGKTHHILPVLFSKLNFDKLQGFSKIKFWGALLDMTSFYDYPSFNSQLQNLESIETPTEEELIFWSKKVNGIQTPIAIKLMLKWCGGGPIDKYLDLSQWNNEGIVAFIQSGGVDLNADVQIRDVLVEKLSSNEEVFEKSWELLCDRRNVDVIHDCLMNNFQLSFVLLPEFHYELYTVVDDDELETRLEHGGKQLLGVIYWIWKVRKMELIYKYFNTVVECILSQKHGKLEENRGKIVLGICKELVNAGDKYRQRVVCKKLLEPWNGRILAGLLDELNEGELDRLDLTSLSKFTEMRIQLEVETQNKIMKSMKKSFKKSQEVEIEELFEMVETLIADGKNNTILEIFEEIMNLLLHPTTSQGQAQAQAQAQDHIDGKKQRVNQSIQKISQNLFQVICNETESRSWEFISKLKRVVPKKKTYYTTIVLQCMPYLSIGKLKKLSPRGFSSVYQKWQTKLQAEEKETRTQRKGGAPMDEGGKRNADLQKDLQKDLRKEDLEADPLASSPRETDAAGPAQDSIQVAGTQLPLISSTQKFDKQNGADEQSEKQSPLINGDLTTCEADRITSQPQAGMPAEAHSKVRTEEDDEFNTQALDTQQDAFLRAMEHEAGEANQGADTRESDDTRESDDDSRAPGSSPSPSPSPVRFPIYNITTRDTPPDSADGAAAAAPTAAPTTTTTTTTTQLETPQDTETRNMRQCFPSRRARKLVTQLRLFSVADVGRMSSVERRNLRIELLDFMMTLEHDPE, from the coding sequence ATGGCTGATAGTGATAGTGCAAGTAGCACCGATAGTAAAAGTGCGAATTCTTCAAGCAATTCTTCCAAGAGAAAAGCTGTTGACTtgattgataaaaatattagtgAAAGATCAAAATTAAGAAGTCCAAGAAATTATAACATTGATCAAAGCGGTAAAGACAAAAATACCAATAATCCATCCAATGAGGCTAATCCTAATGAACTTtctaaatctaaaaattttttcgGTCATAATCCATTAAGTTGGTTTAGTTCAACATTCTCCACGAATTCTCCAACCCATAAATCCAAATCTAATGTCACTTCCAATTCACCTTCATTATCAATTCAAATCCCACAAGATTCTGATAAAAAAGATGATTCcgataaaaattttaataatgatggtTTACCATTATCTCCTACGCCTAAAAGAAGAAAGccaaatccaaataatcGTCTCAACCCATTATCGAATAGTCATAACATATCAATTGTTAATAAAACTAATCTTCGTTTGAGATCACCTGTCAAGCAATATTCATCACCAATTAGAAAGTCAGTTACTTTTTCAGATAATATTGAATCATCGCCGGAGATTCCATTGCCTGCATCCTCACCAATTCCCTCTTCTAAGTCAAATAAACCTCCAAGCAAGTCAATCTTGAGAGGTAATTCATCACcaaatcatcattttcaaaataatggtaataatattaataatattgatagacaatttaataaaaaaaatccatCAACATCAAATAGAGCTGATACTAAAAAACTTTTACATAATGAtcctaataatattgaattttggGAAACTGGTCAAGTGCATTGTATTCAAGATCAAAACATAAGGGAATTTAGTTCAGTTTATTTGGGTGGTCTTCATATcttatcaaataatgatcaactttatcaaaataaaaaatttgaagttTATGCCacattgaataatattttcccCCATTATGGTGCCATAAATGTgaccaataataataataataataataataataataataatactaatagtaataataataataacggTAACAGtttatatatgaaaaaaataaacattattattaagaatttaTCACTTGCCATTGACTTAAGTGTTgaacatttaaaaattgaacaaaaggaattattgaataatcAAGATAAAAAAGATCCATTTGCATCAAGAAAATATGTTCAAATCTTAAGATTTCTtggatttttattatctacATTTAAAGTTAATCAGGCATTAATGAATCATTCAGAACCGTTACATCGAGTAAATGAAGTATATTGGCTTTCCATTCAAGCTTTGACTCATgaaaatactaataaagTGATTATTACATCACAAACGACATTTTTACgtgaagaaaaatttggcatgtattttttagaaatgTCACAAATTGCGGATTTAATCGATGCGgctattaatattaaaccTATATTAAGTATAAATGTTATTACtgagaaattattattaattaatagttttattaataaatatccATCATTTATGCAAAAGAAAGTTGATATTTGGTTACCTCGTGAAGTATTAAGTAGACTTGtctttgaaaataaaagacaATCCATTAGAATTAAAGCGATTTGTATATCAATTCTTTTAGAATcattaaaacaatatttatCATCTTATGAtgttcaaaaaaaaattgcaCAGATTGTTTGTACATTACCTATAAGAGAAACAATGACCTCTGATatgattcaaaatttacaaGTGGAATTTAATTTACCTGATTTAACAAAAGATCAAACATTTAGTCAATTAATTGTTCAAGAAATTTTCtcattaattgatattggagaaaataaattagctAATGATTTATGGTTAAGTATTACAGGGTTATTATATGGGAATGTGGAGAAATTATGTAGTGTAAATGGTTATCGATGGATTGATGTTAATAAGAAGATGTTTGTCAAAGGTAATCAAGAATGTCGTATACTTGCTCTTAAATCCTGGAGAGTTTTCATTTCCAATagttttattcaatttaatcaattatCCGATGATGTGAAAcagaaattatttgattgttTAATTATCCcatttgattattataaagAGATTGGATCTCAAGATACAGAATCGTTTGGTATGGGAGAGATggcattatttaattctattgTATTTGGTACTTGTACATGTAATTCGTtagaattggaaaataatttctcaCAATTTTggcaaaaattaattattgagattattggtaataatatttgtcatagcaatagtaataaaattgaaagtattgaagttttaattaaattgtttGATCTTAACAAGAGTTATTCTAATTTGAATGCTGGTGGGAATAACAAGAGGGGCATTGCTCATCCTGCAAAGATATTGAGTGTTTCTGGGATTTCCGCCAATGAGATTTTAACCATGTCGAAGGAAAAAATCAAGATTGCATTACCTATTTTCAATCTTGTATTGCCTAACCTTGTGGAAAGTTGTAAACAAGATTCGAGTTCTATTAGTGAATTGTTATATATGGTATTTCGATTTGCTGATTCGAAAGAAGAGATGATTTCTTCAGATAAGATTtgtgatttatttttgaatattttaacgAAGATGGAGGATACGAATGCCAATGgtattatatttgttaaTATCTGTAATATTTTAGTAAACCGTATTCGTGAGTATTTTGTTGATGGAGGGTCTACGAATGCGTTTCTTTTAAAGTTGCTGAATAGTGGTGAGGAAGATCAAATTTGGCTTGGTAAAACACATCACATCTTGCCTGTTTTGTTTTCGAAATTGAATTTCGATAAATTGCAAGGATTTTCCAAGATCAAGTTCTGGGGTGCGTTGTTGGACATGACAAGTTTTTACGATTATCCTAGTTTTAACAgtcaattacaaaatttgGAGAGTATAGAAACACCGACGGAGGAGGAATTAATCTTTTGGAGTAAGAAAGTGAATGGTATCCAAACACCAATTGCTATTAAATTGATGTTAAAATGGTGTGGTGGCGGGCCCATTGACAAGTACCTGGATTTGAGCCAATGGAATAATGAAGGGATTGTTGCATTTATTCAAAGTGGTGGGGTCGATTTAAATGCAGATGTGCAAATACGGGATGTATTAGTTGAGAAATTATCATCTAATGAAGAggtttttgaaaaatcatGGGAATTATTATGTGATAGAAGGAATGTTGATGTGATCCATGATTGTTTGATGAATAATTTCCAATTGAGTTTTGTCCTTTTACCTGAATTCCATTACGAGTTGTATACGGTagttgatgatgatgaattggAAACGAGGTTGGAACATGGCGGTAAACAACTGTTGGGAGTTATTTATTGGATTTGGAAAGTTCGTAAGATGGAATtgatttataaatatttcaacaCTGTGGTGGAATGTATATTGAGCCAGAAGCATGGGAAGTTGGAGGAGAATCGTGGTAAGATTGTCTTGGGTATTTGCAAAGAATTGGTAAATGCGGGTGACAAGTATAGACAACGGGTGGTTTGTAAGAAGTTGTTGGAACCATGGAACGGGCGGATCCTGGCGGGGTTGTTGGATGAACTGAATGAGGGTGAATTGGATCGATTAGATTTGACCAGTTTATCGAAATTCACCGAGATGCGTATACAATTGGAAGTGGAGACTCAAAACAAGATCATGAAGAGCATGAAGAAGAGTTTCAAGAAGAGTCAAGAGGTGGAGATTGAAGAGTTGTTTGAAATGGTTGAAACATTAATTGCCGatggtaaaaataatacgattttggaaatatttgaagagATCATGAATCTTTTATTGCATCCAACAACAAGTCAGGGCCAGGCTCAAGCACAAGCACAAGCACAAGATCATATCGACGGCAAAAAACAAAGAGTGAACCAATCGATCCAAAAAATTTCCCAGAATTTATTCCAAGTAATATGCAACGAAACTGAGTCTCGATCGTGGGAatttatttccaaattGAAACGTGTTGTCCCGAAGAAGAAAACCTATTACACGACGATTGTGTTACAATGTATGCCTTATTTGTCGATTgggaaattgaagaaattgtCTCCCAGGGGGTTTTCCAGTGTCTATCAAAAATGGCAAACGAAATTGCAGGCGGaggaaaaagaaacgcGGACGCAGAGAAAAGGGGGTGCGCCGATGGACGAGGGGGGAAAAAGAAATGCGGATCTGCAAAAGGATCTGCAAAAGGATCTGCGCAAAGAGGATCTGGAAGCAGATCCGCTTGCGAGTAGTCCCAGAGAAACAGACGCAGCAGGCCCCGCACAAGACTCGATCCAGGTGGCTGGAACACAGCTGCCCCTAATTAGCTCTACACAGAAATTCGACAAGCAAAACGGGGCGGATGAGCAATCCGAGAAACAGTCTCCTTTGATTAACGGTGACTTGACCACGTGCGAGGCCGACAGAATCACTAGTCAACCACAAGCGGGAATGCCGGCCGAGGCACACTCAAAAGTACGTACAGAAGAGGATGACGAGTTCAACACACAGGCTCTGGATACACAACAGGATGCTTTTTTAAGGGCCATGGAGCACGAGGCGGGGGAGGCTAATCAAGGGGCAGATACGCGTGAAAGTGACGACACGCGTGAAAGTGACGACGACTCCCGTGCTCCAGGCTCATCGCCGTCGCCATCGCCGTCGCCTGTAAGGTTCCCAATCTACAACATCACCACACGTGACACGCCCCCAGACAGCGCCGACGGcgctgctgctgctgctcCTACCGCTGCTCCTACCACTACCACTACCACTACCACTACACAACTTGAAACGCCTCAAGACACAGAGACAAGAAACATGCGCCAATGTTTCCCTAGCCGCCGAGCCCGCAAGCTGGTGACGCAACTGCGGTTGTTTTCTGTTGCCGACGTCGGACGGATGTCGTCCGTGGAACGGCGCAACCTGAGGATCGAGCTGCTCGACTTTATGATGACGTTGGAGCACGACCCGGAGTAG
- the YKT6 gene encoding palmitoyltransferase YKT6 (similar to Saccharomyces cerevisiae YKT6 (YKL196C); ancestral locus Anc_4.303) codes for MKIYYMGIFRSGGEKALELTEVKDLSQFGYFERGSVGQFMTFFAETVATRTSPGQRQSVEEGNYVGHVYARSEGICCVLITDKEYPVRPAYTLLNKVSDEYLVAHTPNEWANITVTNDKLKMIELDTYIVKYQDPTQADAIMKVQQELDETKIELHKTIENVLQRGEKLDNLVDKSESLTASSKMFYKQAKKTNSCCILM; via the coding sequence atgaagatataTTATATGGGTATTTTCCGTAGTGGAGGTGAAAAAGCTTTGGAATTAACTGAAGTCAAAGATCTATCTCAATTTGGATATTTCGAAAGAGGTAGTGTTGGTCAATTCATGACATTTTTTGCTGAAACAGTGGCAACAAGAACTTCACCAGGTCAAAGACAAAGTGTTGAAGAAGGAAATTATGTGGGTCATGTATATGCAAGGAGTGAAGGTATTTGTTGTGTATTGATCACTGATAAAGAATATCCTGTTAGACCAGCTtatacattattaaataaagtttCTGATGAATATCTAGTAGCACATACTCCTAATGAATGGGCAAACATTACTGTTactaatgataaattaaagatgataGAACTTGATACATATATTGTTAAATACCAAGATCCTACACAAGCGGATGCAATTATGAAAGTTCAACAAGAATTGGATGAAACAAAGATTGAATTGCATAAAACTATTGAGAATGTTTTACAAAGAGGTGagaaattagataatttagtTGATAAATCTGAATCCTTAACCGCAAGTTCCAAGATGTTTTATAAACAAGCCAAGAAGACTAATTCATGTTGTATTCTAatgtaa